The genomic segment GTTCAGCATTAAGtagaaatatgcaaattagAGCAATTTAAGACCATGAATGATTTGGAGAGCAACCTGAAGTTGACAGAAATGGTCCAAGGGTGACTGTACTAATTCCCCATCTGGGAAGAGTGAACAGACTAGGAAAAGGGGGGTTATGGTTTCTGAGGCTACATGATGCCCTTCTTTACAcagctctttgtttttatgtcctCTGGCTGTCGCAAGTTGCAATAAGTAAAGCATTGCCAATCAGGATGGATAGCATTGCCCGTagagcaacagaaaaaataaataaacaagtaacTCTGAAAgttagagtaaaaataaaaagcagtaatATATATAGATGTTTTTATGCCAGACTGACAGATTGGATTCCTCAGAAGCGGTTGTGCTCAAACTGTCAAGAGTTTGACGAGTGAAAGGGTAATCCCTAATTATATGATGAAACCCCACGTATTGGGGACACACACTGCCCCGATGTCTTGTAGATTATATGCAGCGTTTGTGAAGCTTGAAGAGGAAGACGACAATAACAGAGAGAGGAAAGCATGCCGTGTGTggctaaaattaaacatttgacacaaacaaaaggtaaaatacACAGCAGGGAACGGTTACATTTCGCACAAAAAGAGGAAGATCTTCACTCTTGTCCAAAAGGCTCTGATGCTGCTATGATATTAATACAGTTTTGAAATGCATActtctctatttaaaaataCGGATGTGTTTTAGGCCTGGACTTGTCTGGCGAAGTACAgtcttttctttgttgtgtgtgtttgttgtgaattagcTGCTTTCTGAATTGAGGTTCTTCTCTAAAGACAAAATGGTGACTCCATCTCATATTTTACACCTTTGAACACACATAGCCTTCTAGATTACACTTCTCCTTCACTTTTGGCTTGTCTCTTGTGACCTTGAAAAACAATTACTTCCTACCCTTTTATCCTCTTACTTCTTTTGCATACACGCATTGCACAGGAAATCACTGTTAAAATGTGTGAGACTCCCTGTCTCTGTCTTTCCAGATCTTACTGTCTCGACTTCTGAAGTAGATCGGTAAATGCTGAGAAGGTGTCCAGATGAGTGGAGCAGGGGTCACACTCTGAGCTCTGCTGCTGACAAAAGCTTTCAACCGTTCTTTTGATGACATCTAGAGATACAAATATGTTGCAATAGTTTTGAGGACTTGAAGGCATTTCTGCTGTGGGTAAGGTGACATTTACTCTGCTCTAGTGCAACAACAGAGGTGCTTGAtgatcatttctgttttgctaCAGCTGTACTGCAGCTTGCAAGTTGTAATAAGTAAAGCATTGCCAATCAGGGCTTTACTGATTGGCAATGtactgcaaaacaaagaaaccttTAGAATCTGACTCTACTGcttgcttttgcttttgctgATTTTATAGGTGACATATTCCACCAGCTGTAGAGATGTGTGGCGCCAGAGTCATTTGAAGGGCCAGATTGAAGTTCAGTCATGTCACGGCAGCAGCGACCCAAATCCACCTCCTCCCAACAGTAGTTGGAGGCAGGCtggaaaaatgaataaattctgGTGAACAATCAATAGTTTGACTGTGCTTATGTAAAAAAGTTATCGCACACAGATGGAGGCACGGGGTCCAGTGATTGATAACACAGCAGAGAGTTGCTGCAGGCATCGATATGGCCACTGTGTTTTCTGGTTGCACATTATGACTCAATAGTTCAGCTCGATAAAAATACTAAAGCCTGCCTCTGGGGGTCTTCTGAGTGCCGCACAGGAGGGCTGACTTCTCCGAGGCGGAGATGGGAATGCAAACATCATCATGACACCGTTTATGAATCAGAAGTGGGGGCAGAGACAAATCACGCATGCACGTTCACTTAAGAAACttcttttgaaatgttgtgGGAGTTGTGGTGAAACTTTGTGGTGGGAATAGCTGTGTTTCcttcttgtgtgtgtgagagagagatcGACATGTCAACACTTGACTGGGGAAACTTTGTGACTACTGTAGATGTTACATGGAATTTTCCTTTCGGGAGACTTTTTCTGCCGCACTCTGTGCcctgatatttaaaatgaaagtcaGGTATTTGCACATATTgtataaaatcaaatctttttacTGCCTTCCTCAGGTTGGCAgaatttctgtatttatagaCGCCAGAataatgtgattttgttttatcactATTCAAATTTATGAATTTACATACGCTAACACTAtgatgcttttttaaaataaaaagaaagccaGGGAGTTTTTCTATCTTCTGAGAGGTTAATTCACAACATTTAACTTAAATTAAGTCACACCTGCTTCCTCATACGTCGTCATGGAAAAATCTTAAGGAAATTCAACATAGCAGTAGAAAAAGACGTATTTCTGCTATTCGACGTGGTGCttaagtaaaacaataaaagagcCTCGATCATTTATTTAAGCAATTATGGGTGCTTTTAAGCATAACATTTGGTCCGGTTtaaacaaaccagagttcatttcCCCCATTAATCTGGACCTTTTGTGCATTTGAGATCACACTCAAGCAAACTCTGGTGCGGACCAAACAACCGGACCAGAGGTTTGGTCTCGGTCCGGTCTGTGTATCACTCAGGAAAAGAGACCCGTTCTCTGTGTGATTTTGGGGCTTTTAGCAAATGTGATCTAAACACCTAAAACAAGAGTCATTGTCAGACATTAGGAGGGaaatgttttgtgtctttttaccCAGAATATGCAAATATCTAGATTAAATTGTATAAATTTGGTTTAATTCTTGgttgtaatttattaaaccaTGTCAAAGAAACACTAAAAGGTTTAAGGGTCAGTAGAAGAATGTAGTAAATGAAAAAGTGAAGGAATAAGAAAAGTGTAGGTCACTTATTTTTGCACTTGCACATAGTTCTTTTACAGATAAGCTGAACCTTTCTATTAAAAGCTGGGAAACTGAGAAGGAAAAAACTGATCGCAGTAGTTGTAGTAGTAGTATGGTTCTCTGTGATCATTGTCgattatttaatttctgtttattaaacaaaaggCTGATTAAGTGTCTTTCAACCTGATGTCTCTTAGCAAAGGAAGTCATTAAACCACTGAAGCTAAATAGGCTCCAACCGTAATTAATATCCTTTTATAATAATCCtcgcataaaaaaaacattccttttaAAGTCTAAACACACATCCTTTACAGAAGCACCAGAAGCTGGATTGGTTGTGTTTATTATTGCTACAGTGGCTTGTGTGCAGGGAGGATGAAGGGCAGATGGGAGAAGATACGTTACGTTTACGTTTCAGACCACAAACTGCTGAACTGCAGCACAGCCATTTGTGACTCATCTGACTAAACAgcctgtgaaaacatttgaatgcaaaCAAGATAAGATGCAAATACAAACTGTCTAAATTTGCGCTTTTTGTGTCTTATCTAAGACGGTTGCTGCAGATCGTAAGATGGAAAAGGCGTCATGAAGGTGAGGAGCCTAGTTGATCCAAGAGCTTTTTCACCAGGAGAAAGTGGACTGAGGTTGAAGTGCAGAGCCATGACTTGCAAGCGATGTAATGAtgaggtttttttgtattttagagaGCTGGCAGTCTGCTAATTGGGGCTTATCGGGTGTTTCTGGAAAGCACCAGAGGGCTTATGTGCAGTCTTCAGTCCCATGTTGATGGAGGGAGGCCTGTCTCCTGATAGGATTATCAGGCAGTAAGAGTCAGCTTTCAAGCACAAACCTTTTGCTTCATctttagcatgttttttttattattgtttctgtgtgaaatcTAGCCAAGTGCAGCTGTGATATGTGGTTTTGAAAGGTGGGCAGAGCTGCGACAACACAAACCATTCAGTGGCATGAGTTCATGGGAATTTGCTCACGATCATCGTTTGAATCTTTTGTCACATGTAAAATATAATCTTGGccttatgtttttgtgtttttgaaaaggaTATCCTGTCTCTTCTTTGACTTCCTTTTACTTCTGTCACTTGATTTACATCTTTGCTCTCAGGATGTTTCTTTTCATCACCTCCTACAAAACTTCTGTGGGCCTTGGTGTTAAATTCAGGCAGGAAGTTGAATTTTGTAGCCCAACTATATCTTCAGCTGAATTACAGTGCAGGACACACCAGTGATGCTCtgctttttacataaataatgttGGACTTAagatcaatcaattaatcaaattttatttgtatagcacattttagcagcaggcatttcaaagtgctttacatcatatcagacacaaaaacacaatgcaacatagaatcaacaatcaaaacacaacattaagtcaggttctgtcaataaatctgtaattgattacattacaaatacaactctaaacaaatgggtttttagttgagatttaaaggaagtcagtgtttcagctgttttacagttttctgaaagtttgttccagatttgtggtgcattgatgctaaatgctgcttctcctcatttggttctggtcctggagatgcagagcagaccagaaccagaagacctgagaggtctggaaggttgatacaacaacagcagatctttaatgtattgtggtgctaaaccattcagtgatttataaactggCAATGGTATTTtgaagtctattctttgagctacagggagccagtgtagggacttgaaaactggtgttatgtgctatatcttcctggttttagtgagaacgcgagcagcagcattctggatcacctgcagctgtttgattgactTGTTAGACAGACCAGATCCCTGTACTACTATAAACTTGTACTTCCTACCACTTCATAGTTTGCATCTCTAAAATGCAACACTAGTATTGTaatataaagtttaattataTAGACTGCtaagtaaaacttttatttattttgtcacttgCATATTTAGGATCACCAAATTGAATTCTGATAGCATTCAATAATTTCGTGAGTAAATattcatttgcatatttataacaTGAGTGGATGAAAAAGgcaatgcaaacaaacaaatctgaccCTGTGTGAATAATTAACCCCCTTTGGCACCTCATGTTTAATCATGAATAAACTGAAGTACAAAAGTCCACTTTTAGTAGTCACACCCAGGGCTTGACCCTTTGACTTAAAGGATCACTTAAATAAAACCTGTCTGGTGACAAAAAAGTAGGGTGAAATGTATCATCTGcaaatggagaaaatgtgaaGCCTTCCTAGAAGTCGTCAGCCTGTCAACATCCAAAAGCCAACTCATGCAGAAGTTCTCAAAGCCCCtgttaagctaaatatttaggattTATGATAAAAAAGAGACTTGGCAAAAATTTTATCTGTGAAAtttacaaagcaaataaaactaaCACGTCTCGCATTTCTTAACACACATCTTGGTCATCTCCAGgtctttctgaaaaatgttctgttgcttgtaacaaaagaaaagattgGAAAGTGTGCGTCCCATCTGTGATTCAAGGCACACGATTAAGTCCACCTCCAAATAGCTAAAAAGACACACAGAATGACTAACTTTTTTAATCTCAGTGAGATTGAGTGCCATTATATTACACTTCTTGTTTGTGCTTGAAGACCGTTAAGTTTGCTTAAGGCAATGCTGCAAGAAGAGGGGGCCAGAGTTCTTCATTTCTAAAACCTATTGGCAATAATTGCAAATGTCGGATGGcagttgctgctgctgaggcTGGCACACCCAGTTATTAGGATAAGAGGACGGTGATTTCTGTCACATAtgttggtttggatagctttttttcctgattaaattaaatcacaatttgaaaactgtttgtaTACTTGTGTACTTTCTCAGCTAATATCTGTTTGCTACTGAAATGtatctgaaaatctgaaagtGTGGGACAAAATAGTAAAAGcatcttcacaaaaaaaaaaaaaaaaacaacaactcttgTCTTACTTAGACTGCTTTGCTGAACCACAAAAGCTAATTTTCTTTAAGTTCTTTTTGTTCCCTGCTTGTCAGGAACAGCATAGCAGGATTTTTGACAAGTTTTGTCTGGAAGTGTGACGATGGTGTCTGGGTCGAATGTGGAGCACAATTTTAACAAAGGCTTATGGGAAGGAGTGGAGCGTGGATGGGGGTTGGTTTACTTTGCAGGGAGTCTGTAGTGTGGCTGACCAATCACCAAGGGAAATGCTTCAAATGGCACATGACAGGTAGAAGGGCTGGGTCAAATACAAAACAGGGCTGTAAGCTAACCAGCTTGTCAGGTTTCTCTACAAGCAGCCAAATCCCTTACTGACAGACAGCAAAGACTCCACAGTGACAAGAGGACCTTGAGTTGTCCACACACAGCAGATGGAGAAACACAACTTGTCCTGCAAAAACCAGACCaagatgaaacaaagaaaaccctGTGGCTTTCTTTGCAGACAGAGATCTGTGGAGATGCAGCATGAATAAAATCATTATCCTCTAATAGTGCAACCTAATGTAATTACCCTGCTGCAGTAGGCACATGTGCCTAAGCTCAAGTCTCGCATTTATGTCTATAAATGGAGCTAAAAAGGATGAGGAGAAGACAGGCCTCCTGAGATGGCAGTTCGATAACAAAGTGCTCGACCGTGAATATATTCTTGTTATGATACAGTATCAGCAGCCAAATGTATGTGTGCTGCTCCGTTATGAAGACAGAAGGCTGCTGCTGTACACACTACAGGCGCCTATTGTTCGTTTTCTGTCTTGAGGAAGCACTGTTCTAGTTCTAGCTGGCAGCCAGAAGCAGCTGTTTGCTTAACCTACCTGTAAGCAGGGGAATATTTCACCTCAGTAATATCAGGGTGTCACTATTTTGTGCGGGTAGgaatatttttctacttttgtacAAGTTTGCACCGTGTTGGTTTTTCTCTGCACATGTGTATGTCACAGCGGCGTCTCAGATTCTTGCCATTGTGTCCAGATGCCGTTCCACATGCCTGATCCCCGTCTGCTATTGTCCCGTTCTGTCTTTATCTCCCACCCTCCCAGGTTCTGACTCTAAGCCCAGTAGAAGAGTGAGGCGGTCCAGACGTAGtttccatccatttatttagaaaaaaataaaaaatagctgcAGCCGTCCAGGAGAACAAATGCAGGCGTTGGAAGGAATCATCAGTCTTGAATTACCCTGGGAGCTGGTCTGTAGAGGGATCGTGTTACTTTTGACAGGTTTAAGACACCAGCTTCACCTCTAATTAGATTTCCAGAGCCTCCAACTCCTCTTTGTGCTCAGTTGTGAAGCGTccatctgtttaatttttttattttcttacatttgtgAAGAGGCTGCTCCTATAAAAGACTAATGGGAAACCATGACAGCGGATGGAGAGGTCTTTTTGTCTTCAGAACCATAATTTAACTCAAATTAAGTTGAATTGATTTATACTGGTGTttcatttggcaaaaaaattaaaataacataatagtGCCCcgagctaatttttttttattttgcaccagTAATATGCAAAAGTGGAAGTAATACTGCAAAACACTTTCAAGTCTTAACAAGCATTTTCTGTGCAAGTTGGAGAAGCCACAGTTTCTTCCTGGCAGGTATCTGTTTGATTTGCTGCTGGCTTTTCTCAGCTGGCTGGAGGTGGATGGGGAGGTGGGCGGTTGGGCAGGTCAGGGCGAGGAGTGCGAGCTGATCCAAATGCTATGCTGAAGTTTCAAGAGGTAGCTCACTGGAGTGGAATGGCTCACTCCACACAACAATGCGGTGTGTTGACAGCTGAGTGCTCGGACAGGGTTAGAGGAATGTCCCCTTCAGACTGAGAGAGCGGCCCTTTGTCTCAACGCTCACAGAGGATTCTTTCACCTGGAGAATGACGTCTGCTTGTGCAGGTTCACCGttaaaagtcaaagtaaatGACTTATTCCTTGGGAGTATATTGCTGTGATGGCATGCAAAGTGTGAGCAGAGTTTCCGTGTGCAACATGcactttgtttgtcttttttgattGGCGGGAAGATAAAATGCAAACTTCTTTTATTGTAGACCTCGTCGTTGTTTgctagaaaatgtttgactttggTCTTAGTCTTTCAATGTCTATTTTTCACAGTTCAAAATAATCTACGTTACCTGGATACTAttacattaaactttaactttctgTTTGCTTACTCTGTGTTTGCTTTTATAACTGTCTTTATTTCCATTGACACTAACTCCTGcgttctctctttctgtgtatCTACAGGTGACCCACATACGGCTCCTGAGACGTGACTGTAGGACAAGCAGCCCCACTCTCCTCCCTCGCACAGCTGTTTTACTGACCTTCCCAAAAAGGCAGTAATTGATTCCCTTGAGACTCTGCTCAACTCCACAGTTTGAATGAAACTTTGCTGCAAAGCCACTGGGCTCTGCCACAGTGTCACCATGATGAGCAAGTACGAGCAGTACTATGAAAAGGATCTGATAATATACTACTATGCCTGTGCTAAGAACTGGACTGTGAATAACACAAAGGaagaatatgataaaaaaagCCAGCTCCCTAACTGGAAAGTTGTCCTCGTGGTCctctgcatcatcatcatcctcgaGAATCTTTTGGTCTTACTTTCTGTCTTCCGCAACAAGAAGTTCCACTCAGCCATGTTCTTCTTTATTGGCAACCTGGCGTTCTCTGACTTGCTGGCTGGCTCTGCCTACATAGCCAATATATTCCTGTCAGGGTCAATGACCTTACAACTCTACCCTGTGCAGTGGTTCATCAGAGAAGGCACAGCCTTCATCGCCCTGGCTGCTTCTGTCTTCAGCTTGTTGGCGATAGCTATAGAGCGCTTTATTGCGATCACCAAAGTCAAAGTATACGGCTCAACCAAAACGTGTCGCATGTTTCTGTTGATAGGAGCCTGCTGGGTCACCTCGATTCTGCTCGGAGGGCTTCCCATCTTGGGATGGAACTGCATCAACAACCTCTCTGAGTGCTCAGTTGTGCTGCCGCTCTACTCTAAGAGATACATACTATTTGTTGTCTCTATTTTTACCCTCATACTGCTCTCCATTGTCATCCTTTATGTGAGGATCTACTTGATCGTTCGGTCCAGCCACCAGGAAGCAACTAACTCCCAAGCATATTCGCTTTTGAAAACAGTCACAATTGTGCTGGGTGTCTTCATCATGTGCTGGCTGCCAGTTTTTACCTTGCTGCTCCTGGATTCGTTCTGCAACATCCAGGACTGCCCTGTGCTCAAAGATGCAGATATGTTTTTTGGATTAGCCATTCTGAACTCTGCGCTTAACCCATTGATCTATGTGCTGCGCAGCAAAGACATGAGGAGGGAGTTCATGCGTCTGCTGTGCTGCTGGGGTGTGCTGCAGAGTGGCCGGCCGTCCGAACGCTGCCTGGTCCAACTGAAGAGCTCCAGCTCTCTGGAACACTGCACCAACAAATTCGAACACCAGACCACACCCATCATGCAAACGTGTACCACCTGTGTCTGACTTGAGGGCTTTGTGTGTGCACGAAACAGAGAGATGTGATGATGAGGTGGACAGATGTTAGCAGAGAAGCCAGTATGTGCTGGGGCTAGACTTCTGGACCTGTTGGGATCCAGCTGTCTGTTGGGACACATTACATGACGCAGAGTGCTTTTCACATAAAACTGTGTGACTTGTTCAATGTTCAGCTGTGAAACAGGTGTTAAAACATTATTAGAGGCTACCAATTCaatttatgaaaacaatgttgagaaatgtgaaaaaagctTTGTAGCTAGGTACATTTATCAGTGGATATGGAGCAAAccatgtttataatttttttcgTTGTCTTTAAACTTGCAAATGTGTatcaaaaaccaaaattagCAACAGAATATGCAGAACATCCTAGTTAGATTGAGCTGTGTCAATGCAAAGCTTGCAGAAGTTGCACTTTTGTCTGTTAGCATGCAGATGGACCTGTATAACCTTCGACTGCATCACTCATCTTGGTAGAGACAGGTAGAAATCCACCACACTTTTCtataaaagaggaagaaatttGCAACAATGAGCACTCCACGTAACCCAGACCACACTGAGTgattttttagcaaaaacaattaaatattcCCTATATAACCTTGTTTAACCAAATTGAATAACCACAACAAAAGTACATAATCTGCTTTATTTAGTGCATGATGAAATTGTAAGGCATTTGTaagtgttatgtttttgttatataCTCCAGCTTCCACGTCTTCTCCCATGTCCCCTCTTAAACTGTGTCTCTCTTGCTTTTTGCAGTTGTCTTCTAAATCCTAATTGTTTCCACTGAGGAAGGCCAAACCAGAAAGCACATCAGGTTATTTGGCGCTGACTAATTTAACTCGTTAACGGCTCTCAGACTGATTTTTGCCCTGACAGTGTTGTGGCTATGTAGCAGCCGTGTGCCAACCTCTGCTTGTGCCTTcctctgagagaaaaaaaaggctgaatgtATGAATGAAGTGTCGGAGCATGCGTTCCGTTCTAGACAGTATTATTGATCAGGATTTTGAAATGCCAAGTCACTGATGAGCAGAGAATGGGATGAACAGGGTAGGTCACCCTCACTGTGAACTCTTCTTGCACCAAGAACAAGAAATTAATTGTCCCGGTTTATCTTGCTAGCCATATGCTTTGTGCAACTAAAAGTGTAAACACCACTCGTCTTTCCAAAGACCCCACCCGACCCCTCACTGCCTCTGTACGATGGGAGAAGATCAGGTTTCAAACGCATAGGAGGGATCTGCCCTCCTGGGAGTAATGTTCTTCATTCTCTGACATTAAACATGCAACTTCCTCCATATCTAGGAAGTCCTGTTTTCAACTGTCCATTTCCTGTTGTTCAGGGTTACACTAACCTTTCTGTAGACAGACATTGAAAACTTTTCCTCTCCGttaggatttgttttttaagagtAACATTTGCATTTATACAGCCAAGTAGAAATGGTGAAAAGCACTTTGGCAGCTTCAGTGATGTTTAAATTTTCCCTTTTCCCTCTTTTGGATGGAACAGTGTTTTAATCTGTATGATTTCAGTGTA from the Gambusia affinis linkage group LG19, SWU_Gaff_1.0, whole genome shotgun sequence genome contains:
- the s1pr2 gene encoding sphingosine 1-phosphate receptor 2 → MKLCCKATGLCHSVTMMSKYEQYYEKDLIIYYYACAKNWTVNNTKEEYDKKSQLPNWKVVLVVLCIIIILENLLVLLSVFRNKKFHSAMFFFIGNLAFSDLLAGSAYIANIFLSGSMTLQLYPVQWFIREGTAFIALAASVFSLLAIAIERFIAITKVKVYGSTKTCRMFLLIGACWVTSILLGGLPILGWNCINNLSECSVVLPLYSKRYILFVVSIFTLILLSIVILYVRIYLIVRSSHQEATNSQAYSLLKTVTIVLGVFIMCWLPVFTLLLLDSFCNIQDCPVLKDADMFFGLAILNSALNPLIYVLRSKDMRREFMRLLCCWGVLQSGRPSERCLVQLKSSSSLEHCTNKFEHQTTPIMQTCTTCV